A single region of the Polymorphum gilvum SL003B-26A1 genome encodes:
- the preA gene encoding NAD-dependent dihydropyrimidine dehydrogenase subunit PreA, producing the protein MADLRSEFAGIKSPNPFWLASAPPTDKEYNVVRAFKAGWGGVVWKTLGDPIVNVNGPRYGAIHGKDRQLIGLNNIELITDRPLEVNLQEIKRVKRDWKDRALVVSLMVPCEEHYWQTILKQVEDTEADGVELNFGCPHGMSERGMGSAVGQVPEYIEMVTRWCKQHTRMPVIVKLTPNITDIRKPARAARAGGADAVSLINTINSIVSVDLDRMCPSPTIDGKGAHGGYCGPAVKPIALNMVAEIARDPETAGLPISGIGGVTTWRDAAEFMALGAGNVQVCTAAMTYGFKIVEDMIEGLKDWMDGAGHSGVSEFVGRAVPNCSDWQHLNLNYIAKAKIDQDLCIKCGRCHIACEDTSHQAITSMVDGVRRFEVIDAECVGCNLCVNVCPVENCITMEPMTPGSVDPRTGRTVDATYANWTTHPRNPNALQAAE; encoded by the coding sequence ATGGCTGATCTGAGATCCGAATTCGCCGGCATCAAGTCCCCGAACCCGTTCTGGCTCGCCTCCGCGCCGCCGACCGACAAGGAATACAACGTCGTACGCGCCTTCAAGGCCGGCTGGGGCGGCGTCGTCTGGAAGACGCTCGGCGACCCCATCGTCAACGTCAACGGCCCGCGCTACGGCGCTATCCACGGCAAGGACCGCCAGCTCATCGGCCTCAACAACATCGAGCTGATCACCGACCGGCCGCTGGAGGTCAACCTGCAGGAAATCAAGCGGGTCAAGCGCGACTGGAAGGACCGGGCGCTGGTCGTGTCGCTGATGGTGCCCTGCGAGGAACACTACTGGCAGACGATCCTGAAGCAGGTCGAGGACACCGAGGCCGATGGCGTCGAACTCAATTTCGGCTGTCCGCACGGAATGAGCGAGCGCGGCATGGGCTCGGCGGTCGGTCAGGTGCCGGAATACATCGAGATGGTCACCCGCTGGTGCAAGCAGCACACCCGCATGCCGGTCATCGTCAAGCTGACGCCGAACATCACCGACATCCGCAAGCCCGCCCGGGCGGCCAGGGCCGGCGGGGCCGATGCGGTGTCGCTGATCAACACCATCAACTCGATCGTCTCGGTCGATCTCGATCGCATGTGCCCGAGCCCGACCATCGACGGCAAGGGCGCCCACGGCGGCTATTGCGGTCCGGCGGTCAAGCCGATCGCGCTCAACATGGTCGCCGAGATCGCCCGCGATCCGGAGACCGCCGGCCTGCCGATCTCCGGCATCGGCGGTGTCACCACCTGGCGCGACGCGGCCGAGTTCATGGCGCTCGGCGCCGGCAACGTCCAGGTCTGCACCGCCGCCATGACCTACGGCTTCAAGATCGTCGAGGACATGATCGAGGGCCTGAAGGACTGGATGGACGGCGCCGGCCATTCCGGCGTGTCGGAGTTCGTCGGCCGCGCCGTGCCGAACTGCTCCGACTGGCAGCACCTCAACCTCAACTACATCGCCAAGGCCAAGATCGACCAGGATCTGTGCATCAAGTGCGGTCGCTGTCACATCGCCTGCGAGGACACCTCCCACCAGGCGATCACCAGCATGGTCGACGGGGTGCGCCGGTTCGAGGTCATCGACGCCGAATGCGTCGGCTGCAACCTGTGCGTCAACGTCTGCCCGGTCGAGAACTGCATCACCATGGAACCGATGACGCCGGGCAGCGTCGACCCGCGCACCGGCAGGACCGTCGATGCGACCTATGCCAACTGGACGACCCATCCGAGGAACCCCAACGCCCTGCAGGCGGCGGAGTAG
- a CDS encoding ABC transporter substrate-binding protein produces the protein MFKTIFMKAVATTALTVGTWASAQAVDLQFYFPVAVGGGAADVIQSLTDEYVAANPGVKIDAVYAGSYQDTITKVITSARGGTPPQLSVALSADMFTLIDEDLVIPFDDFIKTDEDKAWLEGFYPAFMENSQTGGKTYGIPFQRSTPVMYWNKEAFREAGLDPDVAPATWEELVEFGKKLTKKDANGNVTQWGVRIPTSGFPYWLFQGLTTQNDVILANSDGNKTNFDDPKVVEAAQYLVDLSKVHGVMEPGIVEWGTTPKAFFERQAAIMWTTTGNLTNVRNNAPFDFGVAMLPANKRRGAPTGGGNFYLFKGSSEEQLAAAVDFVKWISAPEQAAKWTIATGYVAPRPDAWETEAMKAYAADFPAVTVARDQLEFAVAELATYQNQRVTTLLNDALAAAITGQKDAASALKEAQAQAEEILKEYR, from the coding sequence ATGTTCAAGACCATCTTCATGAAGGCCGTCGCCACGACGGCACTTACCGTCGGCACCTGGGCGTCCGCCCAGGCCGTCGACCTGCAGTTCTATTTCCCGGTCGCCGTCGGCGGCGGCGCGGCGGACGTCATCCAGAGCCTGACCGACGAATATGTCGCGGCCAACCCGGGCGTGAAGATCGACGCCGTCTACGCCGGCTCGTATCAGGACACCATCACCAAGGTCATCACCTCTGCCCGCGGCGGCACGCCGCCGCAGCTGTCGGTCGCCCTGTCCGCGGACATGTTCACCCTCATCGACGAGGACCTGGTCATTCCCTTCGACGACTTCATCAAGACCGACGAAGACAAGGCCTGGCTCGAAGGCTTCTACCCGGCCTTCATGGAAAACAGCCAGACCGGCGGCAAGACCTACGGCATCCCGTTCCAGCGCTCCACGCCGGTGATGTACTGGAACAAGGAAGCCTTCAGGGAAGCCGGACTTGATCCGGACGTTGCGCCGGCAACCTGGGAAGAACTGGTCGAGTTCGGCAAGAAGCTGACCAAGAAGGACGCCAACGGCAACGTCACCCAGTGGGGCGTGCGTATTCCGACCTCCGGCTTCCCCTACTGGCTGTTCCAGGGCCTGACCACGCAGAACGACGTGATCCTCGCCAACAGCGACGGCAACAAGACCAACTTCGACGACCCCAAGGTGGTCGAGGCCGCTCAGTACCTCGTCGACCTCAGCAAGGTCCATGGCGTGATGGAGCCGGGCATCGTGGAATGGGGCACCACGCCGAAGGCCTTCTTCGAGCGCCAGGCCGCCATCATGTGGACCACCACCGGCAACCTGACCAACGTGCGCAACAACGCGCCCTTCGACTTCGGCGTGGCCATGCTGCCGGCCAACAAGCGCCGCGGCGCGCCGACCGGCGGCGGCAACTTCTACCTGTTCAAGGGCTCGTCCGAGGAACAACTCGCGGCTGCCGTCGACTTCGTGAAGTGGATTTCCGCCCCTGAGCAGGCCGCCAAGTGGACGATCGCAACCGGCTATGTCGCCCCGCGCCCGGATGCCTGGGAAACCGAGGCGATGAAGGCCTATGCCGCTGACTTCCCCGCCGTGACCGTTGCCCGCGACCAGCTCGAGTTCGCCGTCGCCGAGCTGGCAACCTACCAGAACCAGCGCGTCACCACCCTGCTCAACGATGCGCTCGCCGCAGCCATCACCGGGCAGAAGGACGCTGCAAGCGCGCTGAAGGAGGCCCAGGCCCAGGCCGAGGAAATCCTCAAGGAATACCGCTGA
- a CDS encoding carbohydrate ABC transporter permease: MTRFAPDIDRWLNTLGAWALAVLWVLPLAYAVWTAVHPAAYEARFDLFAPLTADNFAKAWNAAPFSRYFLNTFILVTGILACQLVLCTLAAFAFARFRFPGRSALFALVLLQLLVMPDILIVENYRTMRQLGLVDTITAIALPYVASGFAIFLLRQTFMTIPRELDEAARVEGSSYLGLLWRIYIPLAKPTYLAFGLVSVSHHWNNFLWPLIVTNSVNTRPVTVGLSVFSAVDSGIEWATINAATLMTSGPLLIAFLLFQRQFVQSFMRAGIK, encoded by the coding sequence ATGACCCGCTTCGCTCCGGACATCGACCGATGGCTGAACACACTCGGCGCCTGGGCTCTGGCGGTGCTTTGGGTGCTGCCGCTCGCCTATGCGGTATGGACCGCGGTACACCCGGCTGCCTATGAGGCCCGCTTCGACCTGTTTGCGCCGCTGACGGCAGACAATTTCGCCAAGGCCTGGAACGCGGCTCCCTTCAGTCGCTATTTCCTCAACACCTTCATCCTGGTGACGGGCATCCTCGCCTGCCAACTCGTGCTGTGCACCCTGGCGGCCTTCGCCTTCGCCCGGTTCCGGTTTCCCGGCAGATCCGCCCTGTTCGCCCTCGTGCTGCTGCAATTGCTGGTGATGCCCGACATTCTAATCGTCGAAAACTACAGGACCATGCGCCAACTCGGCCTGGTCGACACGATCACGGCGATCGCCCTGCCCTATGTCGCGTCCGGCTTCGCGATCTTCCTGCTGCGTCAAACCTTCATGACCATCCCGCGCGAACTGGACGAGGCCGCGCGCGTCGAGGGTTCGTCCTATCTCGGCCTGTTGTGGCGCATCTACATACCGTTGGCCAAGCCGACCTATCTCGCCTTCGGCCTGGTGTCGGTAAGTCACCACTGGAACAATTTCCTCTGGCCGCTGATCGTCACAAACTCAGTCAATACCCGGCCGGTAACCGTCGGGCTCAGCGTCTTCTCGGCCGTCGATTCCGGCATCGAATGGGCGACCATCAACGCGGCCACGTTGATGACCTCCGGACCACTGCTGATCGCCTTTCTGCTGTTCCAGCGCCAGTTCGTCCAAAGTTTCATGCGCGCAGGGATCAAGTAG
- a CDS encoding NAD(P)-dependent oxidoreductase has product MTETVQGPDVAPARLTPDQYARNFCDLHPRLDPHEAQVEADRCYFCHDAPCVQACPTSIDIPLFIRQIATGNPTGSARTIFAQNILGGMCARVCPTETLCEQACVRNEAEDKPVKIGELQRYATDHYMDTHATTPFTRAAPTGKRVAVVGAGPAGLSCAHRLAVHGHEVTIFDARPKAGGLNEYGIASYKAVDDFAAREVAFILSIGGIRVETGRRLGTDLDLAALRADHDAVFLAIGLAGVNGLGVPGEDLGNVLDAVDYIADLRQTRDLSSLPIGRRVVVIGGGMTAIDMAVQARLLGAEDVTIAYRRGQEQMNASEYEQHLAQTNGVRIMLWAQPRAMRGTNGPSNGQVTEIELERTAQGPDGRLVGTGETVTLAADMVFKAVGQKLEQGDLAGIGGLTVDKGRIVVDADRRTSLDGVWAGGDCVLGGEDLTVAAVEDGKIAAEAIHRALSA; this is encoded by the coding sequence ATGACCGAGACCGTCCAAGGTCCCGACGTTGCGCCCGCACGCCTGACGCCGGACCAGTACGCGCGCAATTTCTGCGACCTGCATCCGCGCCTCGATCCCCACGAGGCGCAAGTCGAGGCCGACCGCTGCTACTTCTGCCACGACGCTCCCTGCGTCCAGGCCTGCCCGACCAGCATCGACATCCCGCTGTTCATCCGCCAGATCGCCACCGGCAATCCGACCGGCTCGGCCAGGACGATCTTCGCCCAGAACATTCTCGGCGGCATGTGTGCCCGCGTCTGCCCGACCGAAACCCTGTGCGAACAAGCCTGCGTCCGCAACGAGGCGGAGGACAAGCCGGTCAAGATCGGCGAGCTGCAGCGCTACGCCACCGACCACTACATGGACACTCATGCCACGACGCCGTTCACCCGCGCCGCGCCGACCGGCAAGCGGGTCGCGGTCGTCGGCGCCGGTCCCGCGGGCCTGTCCTGCGCCCACCGCCTCGCCGTCCACGGCCACGAGGTCACGATCTTCGACGCCCGACCCAAGGCCGGCGGCCTCAACGAATACGGCATCGCTTCCTACAAGGCGGTCGACGATTTCGCGGCCCGCGAGGTGGCGTTCATCCTGTCGATCGGCGGCATCCGCGTCGAGACCGGCCGGCGCCTTGGCACCGACCTCGACCTCGCCGCCCTGCGCGCCGACCATGACGCCGTGTTCCTCGCCATCGGCCTCGCCGGCGTCAACGGCCTCGGCGTGCCCGGCGAGGACCTCGGCAACGTGCTCGACGCGGTCGACTACATCGCCGACCTGCGCCAGACGAGAGACCTGTCGAGCCTGCCGATCGGCCGCCGGGTCGTCGTCATCGGCGGCGGCATGACCGCCATAGATATGGCCGTGCAGGCCAGACTGCTTGGTGCCGAGGACGTCACCATCGCCTACCGGCGCGGCCAGGAGCAGATGAACGCCAGCGAATACGAACAGCATCTCGCCCAGACCAACGGCGTCAGGATCATGCTCTGGGCCCAGCCCAGGGCGATGAGGGGCACGAACGGCCCGAGCAATGGCCAGGTGACGGAGATCGAACTGGAGCGCACCGCCCAGGGCCCCGACGGGCGCCTGGTCGGCACCGGCGAGACGGTGACGCTCGCCGCCGACATGGTGTTCAAGGCGGTCGGCCAGAAGCTCGAGCAGGGCGATCTCGCCGGCATCGGCGGCCTGACCGTCGACAAGGGACGGATCGTGGTCGACGCCGACCGCCGCACCAGCCTCGACGGCGTCTGGGCCGGCGGCGACTGCGTCCTCGGCGGCGAGGACCTGACCGTCGCGGCGGTGGAGGACGGCAAGATCGCCGCCGAAGCCATCCACCGCGCCCTGTCCGCCTGA
- a CDS encoding carbohydrate ABC transporter permease: MLRREWIYGWLLLLPALVFLFAFTHLPAIATIWHSFHSTPRGRRPARFIGLDNYEKLIGDPVFWKVLGNNAWFALGTIPTSIGIALLMALWVNDRLAGRAAVRMAYFAPTVLPLIAVANIWLFFYTPGFGLFDQITAALFGWPQSNLLGDHTTALGAIIVVTIWKEAGFFMIFYLAALQSIPVSLVEAARVEGAGRWTIFRRIIFPLLMPTTLFVSVNAVINSFRLVDHIFLLTGGGPDNASSLLLFYIYEIAFKYWETGYGATLTVVLLALLSALAIGQFFLFDRRIHYK; encoded by the coding sequence ATGCTGCGGCGGGAATGGATCTATGGCTGGCTGCTGCTGTTGCCGGCGCTGGTGTTCCTATTCGCCTTCACCCACCTGCCTGCGATCGCCACGATCTGGCACAGCTTCCACTCGACTCCGCGCGGCCGGCGACCGGCGCGCTTCATCGGGCTGGACAACTACGAGAAGCTGATCGGCGACCCGGTGTTCTGGAAGGTGCTCGGCAACAACGCCTGGTTCGCCCTCGGGACCATCCCGACCTCGATCGGCATCGCCTTGCTGATGGCCCTTTGGGTCAACGACAGGCTCGCCGGTCGTGCGGCGGTGCGCATGGCCTACTTCGCCCCGACCGTCCTGCCGCTGATCGCGGTCGCCAACATCTGGCTGTTCTTCTACACGCCCGGCTTCGGCCTGTTCGACCAGATCACGGCAGCGCTGTTCGGCTGGCCGCAAAGCAACCTGCTCGGCGACCACACCACCGCCCTCGGCGCGATCATCGTGGTGACCATATGGAAGGAGGCCGGCTTCTTCATGATCTTCTACTTGGCCGCCCTGCAATCGATCCCGGTCTCGCTGGTAGAAGCGGCACGGGTAGAGGGCGCCGGACGCTGGACGATCTTCCGCCGGATCATCTTTCCCCTGCTGATGCCGACCACGCTGTTCGTGTCCGTCAATGCAGTCATCAACTCGTTCCGGCTTGTCGACCACATCTTCCTCCTGACCGGCGGCGGGCCCGACAACGCGTCCTCGCTGCTGCTGTTCTACATCTACGAAATCGCCTTCAAATACTGGGAGACGGGCTACGGGGCGACGTTGACGGTCGTGCTCCTTGCCCTGCTGTCGGCGTTGGCGATCGGCCAGTTCTTCCTGTTCGACCGACGGATCCACTACAAATGA
- a CDS encoding NAD(P)-dependent oxidoreductase has translation MTRVAIVAMGEMGAAIGGKLVRAGLPVASVLGGRSNETRARADEARVADAGSLDALLADCDLFLSIVPPAQAMALAKAVAVVARRDGRAFTFVDCNAISPAQTREIGALFAGSLVRFVDGGIIGQPPGAKIPRFYRSGPACPALDGLDGLAFDLRDLGPEVGAASGLKMSYAAISKGLNALLTAAALTADRLGLLDAWLAELAASQPDLLRRAETAIPRLPADAGRWTAEMEEIAATFAAVGVPSGFHEGAAQTMSLLAHSPFGAETRRTLDTSRDLRATLRGLSET, from the coding sequence ATGACACGGGTTGCGATCGTCGCGATGGGCGAGATGGGAGCGGCGATCGGCGGCAAGCTGGTCCGAGCCGGCCTCCCGGTGGCGAGCGTGCTTGGCGGCCGCAGCAACGAAACACGGGCGCGGGCTGACGAGGCACGCGTCGCCGACGCCGGCAGCCTCGACGCCCTGCTGGCGGACTGCGACCTGTTCCTGTCGATCGTGCCGCCCGCGCAGGCCATGGCGCTCGCCAAGGCCGTTGCCGTCGTCGCCCGGCGCGACGGCCGAGCCTTCACCTTCGTCGACTGCAACGCCATCTCGCCCGCGCAGACGCGCGAGATCGGCGCCCTGTTCGCGGGCAGCCTTGTGCGGTTCGTCGACGGCGGCATCATCGGCCAGCCACCTGGCGCGAAGATCCCCCGCTTCTACCGCTCCGGTCCGGCCTGCCCCGCGCTTGACGGCCTCGACGGTCTGGCCTTCGATCTGCGTGATCTCGGGCCGGAGGTCGGCGCGGCATCCGGCCTGAAGATGAGCTACGCGGCGATCAGCAAGGGCCTCAATGCCCTGCTGACCGCCGCCGCACTGACGGCGGACCGCCTCGGCCTGCTCGACGCATGGCTGGCGGAACTCGCCGCCAGTCAGCCGGACCTGTTGCGCAGGGCGGAGACGGCCATCCCCAGGCTTCCCGCCGACGCCGGCCGCTGGACCGCGGAGATGGAGGAGATCGCGGCGACCTTCGCCGCGGTCGGCGTGCCTTCCGGATTTCACGAGGGAGCCGCCCAGACCATGTCCCTGCTGGCGCACTCGCCGTTCGGCGCCGAGACGCGCCGGACGCTCGACACGAGCCGGGATCTGCGCGCCACCTTGCGCGGCCTTTCCGAAACCTGA
- a CDS encoding DeoR/GlpR family DNA-binding transcription regulator translates to MQAQYDVTKRQADIADLVQAHGFMAVDALAERFDVTTQTIRRDLNRLCEMGVLRRTHGGVEPPVLSANMHYRARQILNLPAKRRIAACVAAMIPDGASIAFSIGTTPEIVMQALVAHDRLKIFTNNLNVAFSACENAGFEITVAGGRLRPGDRDILGTSTQEFFASYKVDFGIFGVAGVDEDGTLLDFHEEEVAARQAILANCRQSILVLDHSKFGRAAHVRGGHISEVAQIVCDRQVPSALVVLLARTRTRILSATTEDGG, encoded by the coding sequence ATGCAGGCTCAATACGACGTCACGAAACGGCAAGCGGACATCGCCGATCTGGTACAGGCCCACGGCTTCATGGCGGTCGATGCGCTCGCCGAGCGGTTTGACGTCACCACCCAGACGATCCGCCGCGACCTCAACCGGCTGTGCGAGATGGGTGTGCTGCGGCGGACCCATGGTGGCGTCGAGCCGCCGGTCCTGTCGGCGAACATGCACTATCGCGCCCGCCAGATCCTCAACCTCCCGGCCAAGCGCCGGATCGCGGCCTGCGTCGCCGCGATGATTCCGGACGGCGCCTCAATCGCGTTTTCGATCGGCACCACGCCCGAGATCGTCATGCAGGCCCTCGTCGCGCACGACCGCCTCAAGATCTTCACCAACAACCTCAACGTCGCCTTCAGCGCCTGCGAGAACGCCGGGTTCGAGATCACGGTTGCCGGCGGCCGTCTTCGTCCGGGCGATCGCGACATTCTCGGCACCTCGACGCAGGAATTCTTCGCCAGCTACAAGGTCGATTTCGGCATCTTCGGCGTGGCCGGCGTCGACGAGGACGGCACCCTGCTCGATTTCCACGAGGAAGAGGTCGCCGCACGCCAGGCGATCCTCGCCAACTGCCGGCAGTCGATCCTGGTCCTCGACCACAGCAAGTTCGGCCGGGCAGCGCATGTTCGCGGCGGCCATATTTCCGAGGTCGCGCAGATCGTCTGCGACCGGCAGGTCCCCTCTGCCCTGGTCGTTCTCCTGGCGCGCACGCGAACGCGTATCCTATCAGCAACCACAGAGGACGGCGGATGA
- a CDS encoding ABC transporter substrate-binding protein, with product MAQMTFKALAAATALAGALVAGAAQAADQLTLQLKWVTQGQFAGYYVAKDKGFYDEEGLDVTIKPGGPDIAPPQVIAGGGADVIIDWMPSALASREKGVPLVNIAQPFKKSGMMLTCLKETGITSPDDFKGRTLGVWFFGNEYPFLSWMSQLGIPTEGGSDGVTVLKQGFNVDPLLQKQADCISTMTYNEYWQVIDAGISPDDLIVFKYEDQGVATLEDGLYVLEASLKDEAMVDKLARFVRASMKGWAYAAENPEEAAEIVLENDATGAQTEKHQVRMVSEINKLVDGSDGRLDMEAYERTVKSLLSGGSDPVITKEPEGATTTVVTDKL from the coding sequence ATGGCGCAGATGACATTCAAGGCCCTGGCCGCCGCAACGGCGCTGGCCGGCGCACTGGTTGCCGGCGCGGCGCAGGCGGCGGACCAGCTGACGCTGCAGCTCAAGTGGGTCACGCAGGGCCAGTTCGCCGGCTATTACGTGGCCAAGGACAAGGGCTTCTACGACGAGGAAGGCCTCGACGTGACGATCAAGCCGGGCGGGCCGGACATCGCGCCGCCGCAGGTAATCGCCGGCGGCGGGGCGGACGTGATCATCGACTGGATGCCGTCGGCGCTGGCGAGCCGCGAGAAGGGCGTGCCGCTGGTCAACATCGCGCAGCCGTTCAAGAAGTCGGGCATGATGCTAACCTGCTTGAAGGAAACGGGAATTACCTCTCCGGACGACTTCAAGGGGCGCACGCTCGGTGTCTGGTTCTTCGGCAACGAGTATCCGTTCCTGTCGTGGATGAGCCAGCTCGGCATCCCGACCGAGGGCGGATCGGACGGGGTGACCGTGCTGAAGCAGGGTTTCAACGTCGATCCTTTGCTGCAGAAGCAGGCGGACTGCATCTCGACGATGACCTACAACGAGTACTGGCAGGTCATCGATGCGGGCATCTCCCCGGACGACCTGATCGTATTCAAGTATGAAGATCAAGGGGTTGCGACCCTGGAGGATGGGCTCTACGTGCTCGAGGCCAGCCTCAAGGACGAGGCGATGGTCGACAAGCTCGCCCGCTTCGTGCGCGCGTCGATGAAGGGCTGGGCCTATGCCGCCGAGAACCCGGAAGAGGCCGCCGAGATCGTGCTCGAGAACGACGCCACCGGCGCCCAGACGGAGAAGCATCAGGTCAGAATGGTGAGCGAAATCAACAAGCTTGTCGATGGCTCCGATGGCCGGCTGGACATGGAGGCGTATGAGCGGACGGTCAAGTCGCTGCTCTCCGGCGGCTCCGATCCGGTCATCACCAAGGAGCCGGAAGGCGCCACCACGACGGTGGTCACCGACAAGCTCTGA
- a CDS encoding NAD-dependent epimerase has translation MRTVLVTGSAGFIGSHVAQRLLDDGWRVVGIDNVNAYYDPALKEARLARLRASNHFHEEQVSVEDREAVTAVFRRHAPERIIHLAAQAGVRHSLDAPQDYVDANITGFLNILEAARAHPVDHLVFASTSSVFGLDKAMPLSPHRGGNHPVSFYAATKKANEMMAHAYAHLFAIPCTGLRFFTVYGPWGRPDMALFKFTKAILAGEPVPLYNEGRMVRDFTYIDDIVEGVVRIADRPAAPDPAWEAERPDPASSAAPYRIYNIGNSQPVELLTYLEAIEAATGRTARRELLPMQPGDVSATWADVEDLVAATGFRPSTPVADGVRAFVDWYRDYYGV, from the coding sequence GTGCGGACAGTTCTGGTTACCGGGTCGGCCGGGTTCATCGGGTCGCATGTGGCGCAGCGGCTGCTCGACGACGGCTGGCGGGTCGTCGGGATCGACAACGTCAATGCCTATTACGATCCGGCGCTGAAGGAGGCGCGGCTCGCCCGGCTGAGGGCATCGAACCATTTCCACGAGGAGCAGGTGTCGGTCGAGGACCGCGAGGCGGTGACGGCGGTGTTCCGGCGCCACGCGCCCGAGCGCATCATCCACCTGGCCGCCCAGGCGGGCGTGCGCCACAGCCTCGACGCGCCGCAGGACTATGTCGACGCCAACATCACCGGCTTCCTGAACATCCTGGAAGCGGCGCGCGCGCATCCTGTCGACCACCTGGTGTTCGCCTCGACCTCGTCGGTGTTCGGCCTCGACAAGGCGATGCCGCTGTCGCCGCACCGCGGCGGCAACCATCCGGTGTCCTTCTATGCGGCGACCAAGAAGGCCAACGAGATGATGGCGCATGCCTACGCCCATCTGTTCGCCATCCCCTGCACGGGGCTGCGCTTCTTCACCGTCTACGGCCCGTGGGGTCGGCCGGACATGGCGCTGTTCAAGTTCACCAAGGCGATCCTCGCGGGCGAGCCGGTGCCGCTCTACAACGAGGGGCGCATGGTGCGTGACTTCACCTATATCGACGACATCGTGGAAGGGGTGGTGCGGATCGCCGACAGGCCGGCCGCGCCTGATCCGGCCTGGGAAGCGGAACGGCCCGATCCGGCGTCGAGCGCCGCCCCTTACCGGATCTACAACATCGGCAACAGCCAGCCGGTCGAACTGCTGACCTACCTGGAGGCGATCGAGGCGGCGACCGGCCGGACCGCCCGACGCGAGCTGCTGCCGATGCAGCCGGGCGACGTCTCCGCCACCTGGGCCGACGTCGAGGACCTCGTCGCGGCGACCGGTTTCCGGCCGAGCACGCCGGTCGCCGACGGGGTGAGGGCCTTCGTCGACTGGTATCGGGACTATTACGGCGTGTGA
- a CDS encoding ABC transporter ATP-binding protein, translating into MRPADTSTALRGQSIECAAVTKQWSGAAAVDGISLHVPQGTFTVLLGPSGCGKSTTLRMIAGLEAADGGKIAIGGRDVTRLPPASRDIAMVFQSYALFPHLTVAENIVFGLKVRRLPRAERDRRLRKVADLLGLSALLDRKPAQLSGGQQQRVALGRAIVSEKPVCLMDEPLSNLDAKLRHEMRIEIRALQRQIGFTMVYVTHDQIEAITMADQIVLMNKGRIEQVAAPRDIYARPASPFVARFIGTPPMNILTAAEIPGTAPDQAGLLLGVRPEALRIAEGARLRATVTAVEYLGADVLVDCTLGSQIMQVRVPGSQEIRVGSEVGLVAKETDLHVFDAETGGRLDERIHEFGPLLRP; encoded by the coding sequence ATGAGACCGGCCGACACGTCCACGGCCCTGCGCGGCCAGTCGATCGAATGCGCCGCCGTCACCAAGCAATGGAGCGGCGCCGCTGCCGTCGACGGCATATCGCTGCACGTTCCACAGGGAACCTTCACCGTGCTGCTCGGCCCCTCCGGCTGCGGCAAGTCGACGACCCTGCGCATGATTGCCGGCCTGGAAGCGGCCGACGGCGGCAAGATCGCGATCGGAGGGCGCGACGTGACCCGCCTGCCGCCCGCAAGCCGCGACATCGCCATGGTTTTTCAGTCCTACGCCTTGTTTCCGCATCTGACCGTGGCGGAAAACATCGTCTTCGGGCTGAAGGTCCGGCGGCTGCCGCGCGCCGAACGGGACCGGCGGCTGCGGAAAGTCGCCGATCTCCTTGGCCTCTCGGCCTTGCTCGACCGCAAGCCGGCTCAGCTGTCAGGCGGCCAGCAGCAGCGTGTCGCCCTCGGCCGCGCGATCGTCTCCGAGAAGCCCGTCTGCCTGATGGACGAGCCGCTGTCGAACCTCGACGCGAAGCTGCGCCACGAGATGCGGATCGAGATCCGCGCGCTGCAGCGGCAAATCGGCTTCACCATGGTCTATGTCACCCATGACCAGATCGAGGCGATCACCATGGCCGACCAGATCGTGCTCATGAACAAGGGCCGGATAGAGCAGGTCGCCGCACCCCGGGACATCTACGCCCGTCCCGCGTCTCCCTTCGTCGCCCGTTTCATCGGCACACCGCCGATGAACATCCTGACAGCCGCCGAGATTCCCGGGACCGCGCCGGACCAGGCAGGCCTGTTGCTCGGCGTCCGGCCGGAAGCGCTGCGCATTGCCGAAGGCGCCCGTCTCCGCGCAACGGTCACTGCGGTCGAGTACCTGGGTGCCGATGTGCTCGTCGATTGCACCCTCGGATCGCAGATCATGCAGGTTCGCGTGCCCGGATCCCAGGAGATCCGCGTCGGATCCGAGGTCGGCCTGGTCGCGAAGGAAACGGACCTGCATGTGTTTGACGCCGAGACCGGGGGGCGTCTGGACGAGCGCATCCACGAGTTCGGGCCGCTGTTGCGGCCCTGA